In Papaver somniferum cultivar HN1 chromosome 1, ASM357369v1, whole genome shotgun sequence, a genomic segment contains:
- the LOC113340747 gene encoding uncharacterized protein LOC113340747, translating to MKQKHQGTARVQRAQLQALKRDFEVLQVKAGESVNGYFSRTLTIVNKMRQHKGMVSDEDVVENILRSMTQNFAYVVCSIEESKDLSTLSIDELQSNLLVHEQRINAHVDEEHALKVTYGESSRGRRR from the coding sequence ATGAAGCAGAAGCATCAAGGAACTGCTCGTGTACAACGTGCACAATTGCAAGCTCTCAAAAGGGACTTTGAGGTGTTACAAGTGAAGGCAGGAGAATCTGTGAATGGATACTTTTCACGTACCTTAACCATTGTCAACAAGATGAGGCAGCACAAGGGTATGGTAagtgatgaagatgttgttgagaACATCTTAAGATCGATGACACAAAATTTTGCCTATGTGGTTTGCTCAATTGAAGAGTCTAAAGATCTCAGTACTCTATCAATTGATGAACTACAAAGCAACTTATTGGTTCATGAGCAGCGAATAAATGCACATGTTGATGAGGAACATGCATTGAAGGTGACATATGGAGAATCATCGAGAGGAAGAAGACGTTGA